Proteins from one Gossypium raimondii isolate GPD5lz chromosome 8, ASM2569854v1, whole genome shotgun sequence genomic window:
- the LOC105792913 gene encoding derlin-1 has protein sequence MSSPAEFYNSLPPISKAYGTVCLLTTTASQLGLLNIFYIALLHEYVFKYFQVWRLFTNFFFLGEFSINFGIRLLMIARYGVQLEKGPFERRTADFLWMMIFGALSLLVLSAIPIFRTPFLGVSLVFMLLYVWSREFPNAQINIYGLVTLKAFYLPWAMLALDVIFGSELIPDLLGIIAGHLYYFLTVLHPLATGKVFLKTPMWVNKLVARYRIGAPSRPSSRSAAPSDRPTGVAFSGRSYRLSG, from the exons ATGTCTTCACCGGCTGA ATTTTATAACTCTCTTCCACCTATTAGCAAGGCTTATGGGACTGTGTGCCTATTGACCACAACAGCCTCTCAGTTAGGactattaaatatcttttacatTGCGTTGCTACATGAATATGTATTCAAGTACTTTCAG GTGTGGAGGCTATttacaaatttctttttcctcggggaattttctatcaattttggGATACGCCTTTTAATGAT AGCAAGATATGGAGTTCAACTCGAGAAGGGACCATTTGAAAGGCGGACAGCTGATTTCTTGTGGATGATGATATTTGGCGCTTTGTCATTGTTG GTTTTGTCAGCAATCCCGATATTCCGTACCCCTTTCCTAGGGGTGTCTCTCGTTTTCATGCTTCTTTATGTCTGGAGTAGAGAGTTTCCAAATGCTCAAATCAACATATACGGCCTTGTAACTCTTAAG GCATTCTATCTACCTTGGGCAATGCTTGCTTTGGATGTTATTTTTGGCTCAGAACTCATCCCGGATCTGCTCGGGATCATTGCTGGACATCTATATTACTTCCTGACTGTGTTGCATCCTCTTGCAACCGGAAAGGTCTTCCTCAAGACGCCTATGTGGGT AAACAAACTGGTTGCAAGATATAGAATAGGAGCTCCGTCACGGCCAAGTAGTCGATCCGCTGCACCGTCTGATAGACCAACAGGTGTAGCTTTCAGTGGAAGATCGTATCGACTTAGTGGATGA
- the LOC105792917 gene encoding protein ECERIFERUM 16, giving the protein MMDAKALAKSKRAHSQHHSKKPHSVQKSKPPSPGVNEPSNSKKQTIKQIKEKAHQAQRISALPSNWNRYEEEFDSGSEDPTQTPDVIVPKSKGADFRHLLSEAQSQLQANPYSNNIPSLDDVFPGDFNQFVGSMLAVRGEGILSWTGNDNFVVDDSTTATPEASFLSLNLQALAEQLEKVDLSKRLFIEEDLLPPDLRSERSKVKNDQEPDQMQAAPDRKEAAKITEGSTPNDLPGSKAIDAILSNSGLDLMAEVQSVSISSQNSESSESRAPDNLNFTTASNKKVPKFEAAAAEAKLDMLLNSFNETKLLDTSNLSSEKPSSIGSLKASNLDSLLDDLLQETSTTVNRGIDSSKTAAVNSTSEDLLDDLLQETSSKIVDAKLGSDNNVRSSSSSSQPVSKSKILNDFDSWLDTI; this is encoded by the exons ATGATGGATGCTAAAGCATTGGCAAAATCAAAAAGAGCTCATTCACAACACCATAGTAAAAAGCCTCATTCGGTTCAAAAATCGAAACCACCATCACCTGGTGTTAATGAACCTTCAAATTCGAAAAAGCAAACAATCAAGCAAATCAAAGAGAAAGCTCACCAGGCTCAGCGTATATCCGCATTACCATCGAATTGGAATCGTTACGAGGAAGAATTTGATTCAGGTTCTGAAGATCCAACCCAAACTCCCGATGTTATTGTGCCAAAGAGTAAAGGAGCGGACTTTCGTCATTTGCTTTCCGAGGCTCAATCTCAGTTGCAAGCAAATCCTTATTCAAATAACATTCCTTCTTTAGATGATGTTTTTCCCG GTGATTTCAATCAATTTGTAGGTTCAATGCTTGCAGTAAGAGGAGAGGGAATTTTATCATGGACTGGAAATGATAATTTCGTTGTGGATGATAGCACGACTGCAACTCCTGAG GCCTCATTTCTCTCCCTTAATTTGCAAGCTCTTGCTGAACAACTCGAAAAAGTAGATTTATCCAAGAGGCTCTTCATTGAAGAAGATCTATTACCACCAGATCTG CGTTCTGAGAGATCAAAGGTAAAAAATGATCAGGAACCTGATCAAATGCAAGCAGCGCCTGATCGAAAAGAAGCTGCAAAGATAACTGAAGGATCAACTCCAAATGATTTACCCGGCAGCAAGGCCATAGATGCAATATTGTCCAACAGCGGTTTGGATTTGATGGCTGAAGTTCAGAGTGTTTCTATTTCCAGTCAAAACAGCGAATCCAGTGAAAGTAGAGCACCAGACAATTTGAATTTCACTACTGCTTCGAACAAGAAAGTCCCGAAATTTGAAGCGGCAGCCGCTGAAGCCAAATTGGATATGCTTCTTAATTCTTTCAATGAGACTAAACTTCTCGATACTTCCAACTTAAGTTCCGAAAAACCCTCGAGCATCGGTTCACTCAAAGCTTCCAATTTAGACAGTTTGCTGGATGATTTATTACAAGAAACATCAACAACAGTAAACCGAGGTATAGATTCATCGAAGACTGCCGCAGTTAATTCAACTTCCGAAGATTTACTCGATGATTTATTACAAGAAacatcatcaaaaattgtagaTGCCAAACTTGGTTCAGATAACAATGTTCGATCCTCCTCTTCATCTTCCCAACCTGTCTCGAAGTCAAAAATATTGAATGATTTTGATTCATGGTTAGATACTATTTGA
- the LOC105792918 gene encoding mitochondrial-processing peptidase subunit alpha isoform X1 encodes MYRTAASRLRALKGRTSHIAPARFASSSTVATTSSSSGGLLSWLTGSQSKSVPSLDFPLPGVALPPSLPDYVEPGKTKITTLPNGLKVASETSASPAASIGLYVDCGSIYESPASFGVSHLLERMAFKSTTNRSHLRIVRGVEAIGGNVNAAVSREQIGYTFDALKTYVPEMVELLIDCVRNPAYLDWEVNEQLQKVKEEIAEAAKNPHGLLLEAIHSAGYSGALANPLLAPESAVNMLNSTVLEDFAAENFTASRMVLAATGVEHEELLSVAEPLLSDLPNIPRAQEPNSVYTGGDYRCQADSGGQTHFALAFELPGGWHNEKEAIILTVLQILMGGGGSFSAGGPGKGMYSRLSDLRVLNQYPQVQSFSAFNSIYNHTGLFGIQATTGSDFVPSAIDVAVKELIAVATPGQVEQKELERAKQSTKSAILMNLESRAVASEDIGKQILTYGERKPVEHFLKVVDKITPKDISSVAEKLLSSNLTMASYGNVINVPRYDSISSKFKGK; translated from the exons ATGTACCGTACTGCAGCCTCTCGCCTCCGAGCTCTCAAA GGTCGCACGAGCCATATAGCACCTGCAAGGTTTGCAAGTTCAAGCACTGTTGCTACAACATCATCCTCTTCAGGTGGCCTCTTAAGTTGGCTGACTGGGAGTCAATCCAAGTCTGTACCATCACTAGATTTCCCCCTACCAGGTGTTGCTTTACCACCTTCATTGCCTGATTATGTTGAACCTGGTAAAACTAAGATTACAACTCTTCCAAATGGCCTCAAAGTTGCTTCAGAAACCTCAGCA AGTCCTGCTGCTTCAATAGGATTATATGTCGATTGTGGTTCAATCTATGAGTCACCAGCTTCTTTTGGGGTCTCACACCTACTTGAGCGTATGGCCTTCAAAAGCACAACAAACCGAAGCCATTTGCGTATTGTGAGGGGAGTAGAGGCAATTGGTGGCAATGTAAATGCTGCAGTTTCTCGGGAGCAGATTGGATATACCTTTGATGCTTTGAAGACTTATGTTCCTGAAATGGTAGAGTTGCTTATTGATTGTGTGAGAAACCCTGCTTACTTGGATTGGGAGGTCAATGAACAA CTTCAGAAAGTGAAAGAGGAAATTGCTGAAGCAGCAAAGAATCCACATGGCTTGCTTTTAGAAGCCATTCACTCGGCTGGTTATTCTGGTGCATTGGCAAATCCTCTTTTAGCCCCAGAATCTGCAGTTAATATGTTGAACAGTACAGTTTTGGAGGATTTTGCTGCA gaaaattttacTGCTTCTCGGATGGTACTGGCAGCAACTGGTGTAGAACATGAAGAATTGTTATCTGTTGCAGAACCACTTCTGTCAGATCTTCCCAATATTCCTCGTGCTCAGGAACCAAATTCTGTGTATACTGGGGGAGATTATCGTTGCCAGGCTGATTCAGGG GGCCAAACACATTTTGCTCTTGCATTTGAACTTCCTGGTGGTTGGCACAATGAGAAGGAAGCTATAATTTTGACCGTTCTTCAG ATTCTAATGGGAGGAGGTGGATCATTTTCAGCTGGCGGCCCTGGAAAAGGAATGTATTCAAGATTAT CAGATCTACGTGTCTTGAATCAGTATCCACAAGTTCAGTCCTTTTCGGCATTCAACAGCATTTACAACCATACTGGCTTATTTGGAATACAAGCTACAACT GGTTCTGATTTTGTACCATCTGCCATTGATGTTGCTGTCAAGGAGCTTATTGCTGTTGCAACTCCTGGACAAG TTGAGCAGAAAGAACTGGAGCGTGCTAAACAGTCGACCAAGTCTGCCATTTTGATGAACTTGGAATCCAGA GCAGTTGCTTCAGAAGATATTGGTAAACAAATCTTGACATATGGTGAGAG GAAACCCGTGGAGCATTTCTTGAAGGTCGTTGATAAAATTACACCAAAGGATATTTCTTCGGTAGCCGAAAAGCTTCTATCTTCTAATCTCACAATGGCATCTTATGGGAATG TCATTAACGTACCAAGATACGATTCCATTAGCAGCAAGTTCAAGGGAAAATGA
- the LOC105792918 gene encoding mitochondrial-processing peptidase subunit alpha isoform X2, with amino-acid sequence MYRTAASRLRALKGRTSHIAPARFASSSTVATTSSSSGGLLSWLTGSQSKSVPSLDFPLPGVALPPSLPDYVEPGKTKITTLPNGLKVASETSASPAASIGLYVDCGSIYESPASFGVSHLLERMAFKSTTNRSHLRIVRGVEAIGGNVNAAVSREQIGYTFDALKTYVPEMVELLIDCVRNPAYLDWEVNEQLQKVKEEIAEAAKNPHGLLLEAIHSAGYSGALANPLLAPESAVNMLNSTVLEDFAAENFTASRMVLAATGVEHEELLSVAEPLLSDLPNIPRAQEPNSVYTGGDYRCQADSGGQTHFALAFELPGGWHNEKEAIILTVLQILMGGGGSFSAGGPGKGMYSRLYLRVLNQYPQVQSFSAFNSIYNHTGLFGIQATTGSDFVPSAIDVAVKELIAVATPGQVEQKELERAKQSTKSAILMNLESRAVASEDIGKQILTYGERKPVEHFLKVVDKITPKDISSVAEKLLSSNLTMASYGNVINVPRYDSISSKFKGK; translated from the exons ATGTACCGTACTGCAGCCTCTCGCCTCCGAGCTCTCAAA GGTCGCACGAGCCATATAGCACCTGCAAGGTTTGCAAGTTCAAGCACTGTTGCTACAACATCATCCTCTTCAGGTGGCCTCTTAAGTTGGCTGACTGGGAGTCAATCCAAGTCTGTACCATCACTAGATTTCCCCCTACCAGGTGTTGCTTTACCACCTTCATTGCCTGATTATGTTGAACCTGGTAAAACTAAGATTACAACTCTTCCAAATGGCCTCAAAGTTGCTTCAGAAACCTCAGCA AGTCCTGCTGCTTCAATAGGATTATATGTCGATTGTGGTTCAATCTATGAGTCACCAGCTTCTTTTGGGGTCTCACACCTACTTGAGCGTATGGCCTTCAAAAGCACAACAAACCGAAGCCATTTGCGTATTGTGAGGGGAGTAGAGGCAATTGGTGGCAATGTAAATGCTGCAGTTTCTCGGGAGCAGATTGGATATACCTTTGATGCTTTGAAGACTTATGTTCCTGAAATGGTAGAGTTGCTTATTGATTGTGTGAGAAACCCTGCTTACTTGGATTGGGAGGTCAATGAACAA CTTCAGAAAGTGAAAGAGGAAATTGCTGAAGCAGCAAAGAATCCACATGGCTTGCTTTTAGAAGCCATTCACTCGGCTGGTTATTCTGGTGCATTGGCAAATCCTCTTTTAGCCCCAGAATCTGCAGTTAATATGTTGAACAGTACAGTTTTGGAGGATTTTGCTGCA gaaaattttacTGCTTCTCGGATGGTACTGGCAGCAACTGGTGTAGAACATGAAGAATTGTTATCTGTTGCAGAACCACTTCTGTCAGATCTTCCCAATATTCCTCGTGCTCAGGAACCAAATTCTGTGTATACTGGGGGAGATTATCGTTGCCAGGCTGATTCAGGG GGCCAAACACATTTTGCTCTTGCATTTGAACTTCCTGGTGGTTGGCACAATGAGAAGGAAGCTATAATTTTGACCGTTCTTCAG ATTCTAATGGGAGGAGGTGGATCATTTTCAGCTGGCGGCCCTGGAAAAGGAATGTATTCAAGATTAT ATCTACGTGTCTTGAATCAGTATCCACAAGTTCAGTCCTTTTCGGCATTCAACAGCATTTACAACCATACTGGCTTATTTGGAATACAAGCTACAACT GGTTCTGATTTTGTACCATCTGCCATTGATGTTGCTGTCAAGGAGCTTATTGCTGTTGCAACTCCTGGACAAG TTGAGCAGAAAGAACTGGAGCGTGCTAAACAGTCGACCAAGTCTGCCATTTTGATGAACTTGGAATCCAGA GCAGTTGCTTCAGAAGATATTGGTAAACAAATCTTGACATATGGTGAGAG GAAACCCGTGGAGCATTTCTTGAAGGTCGTTGATAAAATTACACCAAAGGATATTTCTTCGGTAGCCGAAAAGCTTCTATCTTCTAATCTCACAATGGCATCTTATGGGAATG TCATTAACGTACCAAGATACGATTCCATTAGCAGCAAGTTCAAGGGAAAATGA
- the LOC105792919 gene encoding probable aspartyl aminopeptidase — protein MADTEVSSVVSDFIGFLNASPTAFHAVDEAKKRLQKVGYEQVIEREDWKLEAGKRYFFTRNHSTIVAFAIGKKYVAGNGFHVVGAHTDSPCLKLKPVSKVKKADYLEVGVQTYGGGLWHTWFDRDLTVAGRVMIREEKGGSVSYSHRLVRIEEPIMRVPTLAIHLDRGVNDGFKVNTQNHLLPVLATSVKVELNKEFAENGHHAILTQMIATKLGCQPDQICDFELQACDTQPSIVAGAAKEFIFSGRLDNLCMSFCSLKALIDATSSESDLENESGVRMVALFDHEEVGSNSAQGAGSPAMLDALSRITNSFTSDSKMLTKAIQRSFLVSADMAHALHPNYMDKHEENHQPKLHGGLVIKHNANQRYATNAVTSFIFREIAMKHNLPIQDFVVRNDTPCGSTIGPILASGVGIRTVDVGAPQLSMHSIREMCAVDDVKHSYEHFKAFFKEFSQLDTKITGDT, from the exons ATGGCAGACACTGAAGTGAGCTCCGTAGTGTCTGATTTCATCGGCTTCTTAAACGCTTCTCCTACTGCTTTCCATGCCGTCG aTGAGGCCAAGAAACGTTTGCAAAAGGTTGGGTATGAACAAGTTATAGAGAGAGAGGATTGGAAATTAGAAGCCGGGAAAAGATACTTCTTCACCAGGAATCATTCAACCATTGTTGCTTTTGCTATTGGTAAAAA ATATGTTGCTGGAAATGGATTCCATGTAGTTGGTGCGCATACTGATAGCCCTTGTCTAAAATTGAAGCCTGTTTccaag GTAAAAAAAGCTGATTATCTGGAGGTGGGTGTGCAAACGTATGGAGGTGGTTTGTGGCATACATGGTTTGATCGCGACTTGACAGTTGCAGGAAGGGTGATGATAAGAGAAGAGAAGGGTGGTTCCGTTTCCTATTCACATCGGCTGGTTAGAATTGAAGAGCCTATAATGCGTGTCCCTACCCTGGCTATTCACTTAGACAG GGGTGTTAATGATGGATTCAAGGTCAACACACAAAATCATCTTTTACCTGTCCTGGCAACATCAGTTAAG GTGGAGCTCAATAAAGAGTTTGCTGAAAATGGACATCATGCAATCCTGACACAg ATGATTGCAACTAAGCTTGGATGTCAACCAGATCAAATATGTGATTTTGAGTTGCAAGCATGCGATACCCAACCAAGTATAGTAGCCGGTGCTGCAAAGGAATTTATCTTTTCTGGAAGGCTTGACAATCTTTGCATGTCCTTTTGCTCTCTGAAG GCATTGATTGATGCTACATCCTCTGAGAGTGACCTTGAAAATGAGAGTGGTGTTAGAATGGTGGCATTGTTTGATCATGAGGAGGTTGGATCTAATTCAGCACAAGGAGCTGGATCTCCTGCAATGTTAGATGCTCTATCACGAATAACCAATTCCTTCACCTCTGATTCTAAG ATGCTAACAAAAGCAATCCAGAGAAGTTTCCTTGTTTCTGCTGACATGGCACATGCCCTTCACCCAAATTACATG GACAAACATGAGGAGAACCATCAGCCTAAGTTGCACGGGGGCCTTGTTATCAAACACAATGCAAACCAACGTTATGCGACCAATGCAGTCACGTCTTTCATATTCCGGGAAATAGCTATGAAGCATAACCTTCCTATTCAG GATTTTGTGGTGCGGAACGATACACCTTGTGGCTCAACCATTGGTCCTATCCTAGCTAGTGGTGTGGGGATCCGCACAGTAGATGTCGGTGCTCCCCAATTATCAATGCATAGCATACGAGAAATGTGTGCTGTTGATGATGTGAAGCATTCATATGAGCATTTCAAGGCCTTTTTCAAAGAATTCTCTCAGCTTGATACCAAGATCACCGGTGACACTTAG